The stretch of DNA GCGGGACTCGGCTTCGCCGGCGGAACTCGCGGACGAACTCGACCTTCCCCGACGGAGCGTCCAGCGACACCTCGGCCAGTTCGCGGACCGGGGGTGGGCCGAGTCGTCGGGCGGGACGTACCGCCTGACCGTGACGGGCGAACTCGTCGTCGAGGAGCACGTAACGTACCTCGACTCCTTGGACCGCATCGACGCGTTCGGTCCGTTCTTCCGCCACCTCCCCGACCGGACGCACGCTCCGGACCCGAGGTGGCTCGAAGACGCGACGCTGACGGCGGCCAGCCCGGAGAACCCGCAGGCCCCGGTCAGGGAGTACCTCGACAGCGTTCGGGCGTTCGACACCGAGCGGATACGGATGATTTCGCCCGTCCTCAGTCGGTTGTTCCACGAGGCGCACGCCGAACTCGCGTTCGACGGCGTCCGCACGGAACTGGTGATGTCCGAGGAGACGATACGGCGCGCCCGCGAGTTGAACCCCGCCGAGTTCTCGGTGGTCGTGAGCGTCGGCGTTCTCGACCTATACCGCTACCCCGAGGACGTCTCGTTCGGCCTCACGTTGGGCGACGACCGACTCCTGATGGGCGCGTACGACGGCGAGGGGCAACTCAAGGCGTGCGTCGAGTCGAACAACCCCGAGTTCGTCCGGTGGGCCGGCGACCTGTTCGAGCGATACCGGGACGAGTCGGACCCCGTCGGCCCCTCGATACTGGGGTGACCGAGCGACGGTCACTCCGAATCCGAAGCCGGTTCGAAGACCAGTTCCGTCTCCTCGCCGAGCAGTTCCCCTCCGCGCACCGACTCCACGCGGAGGGTGACGTCACGCGTGCTTCCGCACCCCCTGCTGACGAACTCGTCCCACTCCGCTCCGACCGACACCGGCCCCGAGCGGGTTCGACGGAGGTACGAACGATAGGCGTCGGCGTCGAGGGCGTCCGCCGTTCGTTCGTCGGGCGGCGAGAACGAGAGCACCACCCGAGAAGCGCTCTCGGACGATTTCGACGGCGTTCGGTCGTTCTTCACGGCGGGGGTACGTTCTCTCCGGACAAGTGTCTGTCTCTCGTCCCGCGTTTCGGCGTCGAGTTACATCGCCGCCGAACTGCTACCCGTCGAGCACTTCCGCCGAATTGTCGCGCGGTTCGTAACCGATAGCCTGCATCGTCTCGGTGAGTGAGAAGTACCTGTCGTCGTTTCGCGACACCGCGTTCACCGTCACCGGACTCTCGGAGAGGTCAGAGAGGGCGGCTTTCCGGTGGACGTCGCGGCAGTCGCGGGGACTGAGCCACGTCGAACGGGCGAACCGAGCCTTCTCCGGTTCGACGTCGTCGCCGGTGTTCGATTCGAGGTCCTCGGCGCTCATGTACCACCCGATGCGGAGGTTGACGACGTCGAGGCCGTGACGGGTGGCGTAGAGGTCTGTCAGTCCCTCGCAGGCGACTTTGCTCACGCCGTAGAACGAGTCCGGACGCATCGGC from Halopelagius longus encodes:
- a CDS encoding helix-turn-helix transcriptional regulator, giving the protein MDSDDAAQFLAGTPDRRRLLARLARDSASPAELADELDLPRRSVQRHLGQFADRGWAESSGGTYRLTVTGELVVEEHVTYLDSLDRIDAFGPFFRHLPDRTHAPDPRWLEDATLTAASPENPQAPVREYLDSVRAFDTERIRMISPVLSRLFHEAHAELAFDGVRTELVMSEETIRRARELNPAEFSVVVSVGVLDLYRYPEDVSFGLTLGDDRLLMGAYDGEGQLKACVESNNPEFVRWAGDLFERYRDESDPVGPSILG
- a CDS encoding NAD-dependent epimerase/dehydratase family protein — protein: EGTKNVLDAMVENGVDRMVFASSNHAVGMYNAADEHDPEKMTLADAEPVRADAPMRPDSFYGVSKVACEGLTDLYATRHGLDVVNLRIGWYMSAEDLESNTGDDVEPEKARFARSTWLSPRDCRDVHRKAALSDLSESPVTVNAVSRNDDRYFSLTETMQAIGYEPRDNSAEVLDG